The genomic segment GCGGGTCGGTCGTACGCTATGGCCTTATTTGTGTTCTATTTAGCAAGAAAGAGATGAGTAATTCGAAGCACAAACGCATCATGGTGACGGCAGCCTTGCCGTATGCCAATGGTCCCGTACATCTGGGGCACCTTGCTGGCGCATATTTGCCGGCTGATCTTTACTGCCGCTACGAGCGCATGAAAGGCAGTGATCTGGTGTTTGTTTGTGGTTCGGACGAAATGGGCGTGGCTATCATGATCCGCGCCCGACAGCAAGGCATCAGCCCACAAGATATTGTTGACAAATATCATCCGATGATCAAAGATGCTTTTGAAAAATTCGGGATGAGTTTTGATATTTATACCCGTACAACCACGGATATTCATCGAGAAACCAGCCAGGCATTCTTTAACAAATTGGCGGCCAGTAACTCGTTTAAGCTGAAGACAGAGGAGCAGTTGTTTGACCCTGAAGTAGGCATTTTTCTGGCAGATCGGTTTGTGAAAGGGACGTGTCCGAACTGCGGGAACGAAGATGCTTATGGCGACCAGTGCGAGCGGTGTGGTACGGCGCTGAGTCCGCGTGAACTTGTGAATCCAAAGAGCACGCTTTCTGAAGCAACGCCCGAGTTACGGCAGACAACGCACTGGTACTTGCCACTGGGTGATTTTCAGCCGGCACTGGAAGACTGGATCAACACGCATCCTGAATGGAAGCCCAATGTGTTAGGGCAAGTAAAGAGCTGGTTTAACGACGGCCTGAAAGACCGCGCCATCACGCGTGATGTACCCTGGGGCGTTCCTGTGCCTGATGAGGCTGCAGCACTTGCCGGAACGGATGCTGCCGGTAAGGTCATCTATGTATGGTTTGATGCGCCCATCGGCTACATTTCCGCTACGAGAGAATGGGCCGCTGCACAAGGGGACCCTGAAAAATGGAAACCATACTGGCAGGACCAGGAGACCAAGCTGCTGCACTTTATCGGCAAAGACAACATTGTTTTCCATTGTCTCATGTTTCCTGCAATGCTCCAGCAGCACGGCGACTATGTATTGCCGGAGAATGTGCCGGCCAACGAATTCCTGAACATAGAAGGCAAAAAGCTTTCTACCAGCAGGGGATGGGCCGTGTGGCTTCATGAGTTTCTTGAAGACTTTGATCCAGACTTGCTCCGCTACGCGCTGGCTACCATGTTGCCAGAGAGTAAAGATGCAGACTTTAGCTGGAAAGACTTCCAGGCGCGCGTCAACTCTGAACTTGCAGATGTACTGGGCAACTTTGTCAACCGGACGCTCACGTTTGCAAACCGCTACTTTGATGGCGTTGTGCCTCCGCTGGAGAATCCTTCAGCGCTGGACCACGAAGTATTGACCAGCCTGGCCGGCTTCCCTGAAAAAATTGGCGCTTCTTATGATGCGTACCGCAATCGCGAAGCTGTCTTCGAAACGATGAGCCTTGCCCGGATGGGTAACAAGTACTTCAACGATACGGAGCCCTGGCATACGCGCAAAAACGACATGCAGAAATGTGGCAATACCATCCATGTATCGCTGCAAATCTGTGCATCGCTAGCCATTTTGCTCGAGCCTGTGTTGCCGCATACGGCCCAACGACTGCGTGATATGCTGCAGCTGACAGGCGTACGTTCGAGTCTGCCTGAAAACCCAGGTGCAGGCACCCTGGG from the Bacteroidota bacterium genome contains:
- the metG gene encoding methionine--tRNA ligase, which gives rise to MCGSVVRYGLICVLFSKKEMSNSKHKRIMVTAALPYANGPVHLGHLAGAYLPADLYCRYERMKGSDLVFVCGSDEMGVAIMIRARQQGISPQDIVDKYHPMIKDAFEKFGMSFDIYTRTTTDIHRETSQAFFNKLAASNSFKLKTEEQLFDPEVGIFLADRFVKGTCPNCGNEDAYGDQCERCGTALSPRELVNPKSTLSEATPELRQTTHWYLPLGDFQPALEDWINTHPEWKPNVLGQVKSWFNDGLKDRAITRDVPWGVPVPDEAAALAGTDAAGKVIYVWFDAPIGYISATREWAAAQGDPEKWKPYWQDQETKLLHFIGKDNIVFHCLMFPAMLQQHGDYVLPENVPANEFLNIEGKKLSTSRGWAVWLHEFLEDFDPDLLRYALATMLPESKDADFSWKDFQARVNSELADVLGNFVNRTLTFANRYFDGVVPPLENPSALDHEVLTSLAGFPEKIGASYDAYRNREAVFETMSLARMGNKYFNDTEPWHTRKNDMQKCGNTIHVSLQICASLAILLEPVLPHTAQRLRDMLQLTGVRSSLPENPGAGTLGWHDAGQPLLEAGHGLNEAEILFTKIDDAVIEEQIGKLNAVADDAAPAGPAFEPIKDEIVYDDFAKLDLRMGTIEVAEKVPKADKLLRLEINLGFEERQILSGVAEQMDPEDLVGKRVVVVANLKPRKLRGFESQGMVLMAENRDGVLSLIDSAGEDGAPVL